Genomic window (Streptomyces sp. TG1A-60):
CCCGTCAACCACCATCTCGTGGGGCCCGAGATCGCCTGGATCGTCTCCGACTCCGGCGCCAAGGTGCTCATCGCGCACGAACGGTTCGCCGACGCCGCCCGGCACGCCGCCGACGAAGCCCGGCTTCCCGGGCGCCACCGGTACGCGGTCGGCACGGTCGAGGGTTTCCGTCCGTACGCCGAACTCCTCGACGGGCAGCCCGAGTCGACGCCCGCGGGCCGCACCCTCGGCTGGGTCATGAACTACACCTCCGGCACCACCGGCCGCCCCCGAGGCATCCGCCGCCCACTGCCCGGAAAGCTCCCGGAGGAGTCCTACCTCGGCGGCTTCCTCGGCATCTTCGGCATCCAGCCGTTCGACGGCAACGTCCACCTGGTGTGCTCGCCGCTCTACCACACGGCCGTCCTGCAGTTCGCGGGCGCGTCCCTGCACATCGGGCACCGGATCGTCCTCATGGACAAGTGGACGCCCGAGGGGATGCTGCGCGCCATCGACGCGCACCGCTGCACGCACACCCACATGGTTCCCACACAGTTCCACCGGCTCCTCGCCCTTCCCCGGGAGGCGCGCGCCCGCTACGACGTGTCGTCCATGCGGCACGCCATCCACGGGGCCGCGCCCTGCCCCGACCATGTGAAGCGGGCCATGATCGAGTGGTGGGGCGAGTGCGTCGAGGAGTACTACGCGGCCAGTGAGGGCGGCGGTGCCTTCGCGACCGCCGAGGACTGGCTGAAGAGGCCCGGCACGGTCGGCAGAGCCTGGCCCATCAGCGAACTCGCCGTCTTCGACGACGACGGCAACCGGCTGCCACCCGGCGAACTCGGCACCGTCTACATGAAGATGAGCACCGGCGGTTTCTCGTACCACAAGGACGAGGGCAAGACGCGGAAGAACCGTATCGGCGACTTCTTCACCGTCGGCGACCTCGGCCTCATCGACGAGGACGGCTACCTCTTCCTCCGTGACCGCAAGATCGACCTCATCATCTCGGGCGGCGTCAACATCTACCCCGCCGAGATCGAGGCCGCCCTCCTCACCCACCCCGCCGTCGCCGACGCCGCCGCCTTCGGCATCCCGCACGACGACTGGGGCGAGGAGGTCAAGGCCGTGGTCGAACCCGCCCCCGGCTTCACCCCGGGACCGGCGCTGGCCGAGGAGATCCTCGCCCACTGCGCCCGTCGACTCGCCGGATACAAGCGGCCGAAGAGCGTCGACTTCACCGAGGCGATGCCCCGTGACCCCAACGGAAAGCTCTACAAACGGCGGTTGCGGGAGCCGTACTGGGAGGGCCGCGAGCGGACCGTGTGACGGGCCCCGACGCGGACAGAGTGCGGCACCGTGGTGTCGATGCCGAGGCGGGGTGCCGTCCGGCGTGTGCCCGGTGGTGACCGGGTCCGCAGCCGAGAAGGGCACCTTCCACAACCGCGCGCGGCACCACGCGTTCAGCCGCCGCCAGAACCGGTCGAAGGGCAGCGCGCCCCGGGGCAGTGAGGGAGGGACGGTTGAGCGTGTCGGAACGTAAGCGCGTAGTCCATACAAGTGATTGATCTTCCCTCTGGCTGACTCGCGCCGGGGCGAGGTTGAGCCACTTCCCGCCATGTGCGCCGGATCGGCGGACATGCGGGTCGTGCGCTTGACCTCGCTCGTGCGACCGGCCGAGGATCGCCTCACAACCGTGGACGAAGGAGCGGACATCATGACGGCTGGTCGCAGCGTGACGGTCGACGGGACGCTGCGACGCAGCGCCCGGCGCACCCCCGCCCGCGTCGCGATCCACTACGGCGAACGGTCCTGGACCTACGCCGAGTTGGACGACGCCGTCTCCCGCGCCGCCCGCGCCCTGCGTGACACCGGACTCCGGCCGGGCGACCGGGTCGCCGCCTACGGTCACAACTCGGACGCCTACCTCATCGCCTTCCTGGCCGCCGCCCGCGCCGGCCTGGTCCACGTACCGGTCAACCAGAACCTCACCGGCGACGACCTGTCGTACCTCCTCGACCAGTCCGGCAGCACGCTCGTCCTGACCGACCCGGACCTCGCCGGGAACCTCCCCGACGGCCCCCGCACCCTGCCGCTGCGCGACGCGGACGACTCGCTCCTCGGGCGCATTCGCGCCACGGAGCCGTACGACGGGGAGGAGCCCGCCGCCGAGGACCTGGTCCAGCTCCTCTACACCTCCGGCACCACCGCGCTGCCCAAGGGCGCGATGATGACGCACCGCGCCCTGGTGCACGAGTACCTCAGCGCGATCACCGCCCTCGACCTCCAGGCGGGCGACCTGCCGGTGCACTCCCTGCCGCTCTACCACTCCGCGCAGCTGCACGTCTTCCTGGTGCCGTACCTCGCGGTCGGCGCCACGAACACCATCCTCGACGCACCCGACGGCGACCGGATCTTCGACCTGGTGGAGGAGGGCCGCGCCGACAGCCTCTTCGCGCCTCCCACGGTCTGGATCGGCCTGGCCGACCGCCCCGACTTCGACACCCGAGACCTCGGCGGGCTGCGCAAGGCGTACTACGGTGCGTCGATCATGCCGGTGCCCGTCCTCGAACGGCTCAAGGAGCGCCTGCCCAGGCTCGCCTTCCACAACTGCTTCGGCCAGAGCGAGATCGGCCCGCTGTCCATGGTCCTCGGGCCCTACGAGCACAAGGGCCGCATGGACTCCTGCGGACGCCCCGTCATGTTCGTCGAGGCCCGGGTCGTCGACGAGGAGGGCGAGGAGGTGCCCGACGGCACTCCCGGTGAGATCGTCTACCGGTCGCCGCAACTGTGTGAGGGCTACTGGCAGAAGCCGGAGGAGACCGCCGAGGCCTTCCGCGACGGCTGGTTCCACTCCGGTGACCTCGCCGTGCGCGACGCCGACGGGTTCTTCACCATCGTCGACCGGGTGAAGGACGTCATCAACTCCGGTGGTGTGCTGATCGCCTCGCGCCAGGTCGAGGACGCACTCCACACCCACGACCAGGTCGCCGAGGTCGCGGTGATCGGCCTGCCCGACGACCGCTGGATCGAGGCCGTCACCGCCGTCGTCGTCCGACGGGGCGAGGCCACGGAGGACGAACTCGTCGCCCACGCCCGCGAGAAGCTGCCGCACTTCAAGGCACCGAAGAAGGTTCTCTTCGTGGACGAGCTGCCGCGCAACGCGAGCGGGAAGATCCTCAAGCGGGAGCTGCGGGACCGTTTCGCGGAAGCCTGACCTCCGCGCTCGCCGGCCAGCTGCGTTGCGGTGGGGGACGCCCGGACATGAGGATCGACGCCATGCCGATCCTCACCGCACCCGACGGAACCGAACTCGCCTTCCACCTGCGCGGCGAGGGGGACCCCCTGATCGTCCTCCCCGGCGGAGCCATGCGCGCCTCCGCCTATCTGGGCGATCTGGGCGGTCTCGCCGCCCACCGGCGCCTGGTGCTGCTCGACCTCAGGGGCACGGGCGACTCCGCCCTGCCCGCCGATCCGGCGACCTACCGGTGCGACCGGCAGGTCGACGACGTGGAGGCACTCCGCGTCCGGCTGGGCCTGAGCGCATGGACCTGCTCGCCCACTCGGCCGGCGGCAACCTCGCCATGCTCTACGCGGCCCGGTACCCGCACCGGGTGTCCCGCCTGGCGCTGATCGCCGCGACCCCCTGGGCCGCAGGACTTCCGGTGACCGTGGAGGACCGCCTCGCCGCCGCCCGCCTCCGCGAGGACGAACCGTGGTTCGCCGAGGCGTACCCGGCCTACGAGGCGGCATGGACCGGGCGGGGCCCCTTCCACGACGACATGATGCCCTTCTTCTACGGCCGCTGAGACGACCCCGCTCGATCCGGTGGCCGAGGCGGACCACCACCCGATCCGGGAGGCCGCCTCGGCCGCGGGACGCTCTCAGCGATCCGCCGCCACCGCCACCGACCGCGCCCACCGGTAGTCCGCCTTGCCGCTGGGCGAGCGCTGGATGGTGTCGGCGAGGACCAGCTGACGGGGATCTTGTACCCGGCCAGGCGGGTACGGCAGTGGGTCTGGATGTCCTCCAGGGACGGCCGCGCGGCGCCCTCGCGCAGCTGCACCACGGCCGCGACATGGCTGCCCCAACGGGCGTCCGGCACTCCGGCGACCAGCGCGTCGTACACGTCCGGATGGGCCTTGAGCGCCTGCTCGACCTCCTCCGGGTACACTTTCTCGCCGCCGGTGTTGATGCACTGCGAGCCCCGGCCGAGGACCGTGACGACGCCCTGCTCGTCGACGGTTGCCATGTCACCGAGCAGCACCCAGCGCTCACCGTCCCGCTCGAAGAAGGTCTCGGCGGTCTTCTTCGGGTCGTTGTAGTAGCCGAGGGGGACATGGCCGCGCTGGGCGACCCGGCCCGGCACGCCGGCCGGGACGGGCTCGTACGTCGCCGGATCCACGACCTGCGTACGGGAGTGGACGCGGATACGGAAACCGTCGCCCGCGCCCGAGACCTCCGTCGCCGTGCCGTTGAAGCCGGACTCCGACGAACCGAAGTTGTTCAGCAGCATCGCGTTCGGCACCAGCGCCTGGAACTGCCGCCGGACCGTCTCCGACATGATCGCGCCGGAGGACGACACGCTGAACAGGGACGAGCAGTCCGTGCCCCTCATCGGGCCGTTCAGCGCGTCGATGAGCGGGCGCAGCATCGCGTCGCCCACCAGCGACACACTGGTGACCTTCTCCCTCTCGATGGTCCGCAGGGCCTCCTCGGGCACGAACTTGCGGTGGATCACGACCCGTTGGCCGAAGTTGAACCCGATGAACGCCGTGAGCGTGGATGTGCCGTGCATCAGCGGGGCCGTGGGGAAGAAGGTGATCCCGTCACCACCGGCCACGACCCGCTCGGCCAGCTCCTCCGGCGCCATCACCGGCTCCCCGGTCGGCGCGCCGCCGCCCAACCCGGAGAAGAACAGGTCTTCCTGACGCCACATCACCCCTTTGGGCATGCCCGTGGTGCCGCCGGTGTAGATGATGAACTGGTCGTCACCCGAGCGTGCCGGGAAGCCCCGCCCGGCGGATCCGGAGGCCTCGGCCTCGGCGAAGTCCACGACGGGGAGCGCGGGCACGTCGGGCGAGAGGGTCCCCACCCGCACCAGATGCCGCAGCTTCTCCGCCCGCGGCCGTGCCTTCGCCACCCGCTCGGTGAACTCCGCGTCGAAGACGAGACCCACCAGATCCGCGTCCCGGTAGAGATAGACCAACTCCTCCTCCACGTAGCGGTAGTTGACGTTGACCGGCACGATCCGCGCCTTGAGGCACCCGAGCACCGTCTGCAGATACTCGACGCCGTTGTAGAGGTGCAGTCCCACATGCTCACCGGGCTTGATCCCGCTGCCGAGGAGATGGTGCCCGATCCGGTTCGCCGCCGCGTCCAGCTCCGCATAGGAGAGCCGGCGCTCGGCGCCCGAACCGGGGATGTCCAGGCAGGCCAGCGCCGCCCGGTCGGGAACCGCGTCGACGACCGACTCGAACAGGTCGGCAAGGTTGTACTCCACCGTGCTCCTCCTGACCCCGGGCGTGCCCC
Coding sequences:
- a CDS encoding acyl-CoA synthetase; the protein is MTQAPQGFWAQATADPDRTVMIAPDGEEWTAGRLHAATNRLVHGLRAVGLERGDAFAVVLPNSVEFLTAYLAATQAGFYLVPVNHHLVGPEIAWIVSDSGAKVLIAHERFADAARHAADEARLPGRHRYAVGTVEGFRPYAELLDGQPESTPAGRTLGWVMNYTSGTTGRPRGIRRPLPGKLPEESYLGGFLGIFGIQPFDGNVHLVCSPLYHTAVLQFAGASLHIGHRIVLMDKWTPEGMLRAIDAHRCTHTHMVPTQFHRLLALPREARARYDVSSMRHAIHGAAPCPDHVKRAMIEWWGECVEEYYAASEGGGAFATAEDWLKRPGTVGRAWPISELAVFDDDGNRLPPGELGTVYMKMSTGGFSYHKDEGKTRKNRIGDFFTVGDLGLIDEDGYLFLRDRKIDLIISGGVNIYPAEIEAALLTHPAVADAAAFGIPHDDWGEEVKAVVEPAPGFTPGPALAEEILAHCARRLAGYKRPKSVDFTEAMPRDPNGKLYKRRLREPYWEGRERTV
- a CDS encoding acyl-CoA synthetase, with product MTAGRSVTVDGTLRRSARRTPARVAIHYGERSWTYAELDDAVSRAARALRDTGLRPGDRVAAYGHNSDAYLIAFLAAARAGLVHVPVNQNLTGDDLSYLLDQSGSTLVLTDPDLAGNLPDGPRTLPLRDADDSLLGRIRATEPYDGEEPAAEDLVQLLYTSGTTALPKGAMMTHRALVHEYLSAITALDLQAGDLPVHSLPLYHSAQLHVFLVPYLAVGATNTILDAPDGDRIFDLVEEGRADSLFAPPTVWIGLADRPDFDTRDLGGLRKAYYGASIMPVPVLERLKERLPRLAFHNCFGQSEIGPLSMVLGPYEHKGRMDSCGRPVMFVEARVVDEEGEEVPDGTPGEIVYRSPQLCEGYWQKPEETAEAFRDGWFHSGDLAVRDADGFFTIVDRVKDVINSGGVLIASRQVEDALHTHDQVAEVAVIGLPDDRWIEAVTAVVVRRGEATEDELVAHAREKLPHFKAPKKVLFVDELPRNASGKILKRELRDRFAEA